A window of Nodularia sp. LEGE 06071 contains these coding sequences:
- the minC gene encoding septum site-determining protein MinC, whose amino-acid sequence MTSDSHIPNLELNSALPDVESNSHISDLEVNPPFADEIKSNFAISEGDSDNIIPDAELNSVLVYLQSNSEPDDLESNSAPTDTESVSLAEVVDLDFDSTESFTAENRLKNHVQVQFKSEGERLLVILPTESQIPASELAWSEIWQQLKLRLNAGDRFRTSTKPVHLIAQDRLLDGRQLQEFAEAFSEVQLQLKSVATSRRQTAIAAVTSGYSVEQLQPETTLHSELKTATKTSADALYLEMTVRSGTEIRHPGTVIILGDINPGGIVVAEGDIVIWGRLRGIAHAGAGGNRECLIMALQMEPTQLRIADTVARSPEKSPMQVFPEVAHITPAGIRIARANDFSRNQLNRLNQLP is encoded by the coding sequence ATGACTTCTGATTCTCATATCCCCAATTTAGAGTTAAATTCTGCACTCCCTGATGTAGAATCTAATTCTCACATTTCGGATTTAGAAGTAAATCCTCCCTTTGCTGACGAGATAAAGTCGAATTTCGCAATTTCTGAGGGCGATTCTGATAATATTATCCCCGATGCCGAGCTAAATTCTGTTCTCGTCTATTTACAGTCAAATTCCGAACCTGATGATCTAGAGTCAAATTCTGCCCCGACTGATACCGAGTCTGTTTCTCTGGCTGAGGTGGTTGATTTGGATTTCGACTCGACTGAATCATTCACAGCAGAGAATAGGTTAAAAAACCATGTCCAAGTACAGTTCAAAAGTGAGGGGGAAAGACTGTTAGTAATTTTGCCAACAGAATCTCAAATACCAGCTTCAGAACTGGCCTGGTCTGAGATTTGGCAACAATTGAAGTTACGGTTAAATGCAGGCGATCGCTTTCGCACATCCACCAAACCAGTACATTTGATTGCACAAGACCGCTTATTAGATGGCAGACAATTACAAGAGTTCGCCGAAGCCTTCAGTGAAGTCCAACTGCAACTGAAATCTGTCGCTACCAGTCGCCGCCAAACTGCGATCGCAGCTGTTACCTCTGGTTACTCAGTCGAACAACTCCAACCCGAAACGACTCTCCATTCTGAGTTGAAAACTGCAACTAAAACTTCAGCAGATGCCCTCTATCTAGAAATGACCGTTCGTTCTGGGACAGAAATTCGTCATCCTGGGACAGTGATTATTTTAGGAGATATAAATCCAGGTGGTATCGTAGTGGCAGAAGGAGATATTGTCATCTGGGGGCGATTACGTGGAATTGCTCATGCGGGTGCCGGAGGTAATCGTGAGTGTCTGATTATGGCCTTGCAAATGGAACCAACCCAATTGCGAATCGCAGATACGGTAGCTAGATCCCCAGAAAAATCACCGATGCAGGTTTTTCCCGAAGTGGCGCATATTACGCCCGCCGGCATCCGCATCGCCAGGGCTAATGATTTTT
- a CDS encoding four-carbon acid sugar kinase family protein translates to MSNKPKIIVLDDDPTGSQTVHSCLLLMQWDMDTLRLGLQDDSPIFFVLTNTRSLPPESAASVTREVCQNLKLALAAEKITDFLVVSRSDSTLRGHYPIETDAIAQELGPFDAHFLVPAFFVGEALLTEGGRITRDSVHYLVIDGVPTPVHETEFARDSVFSYHHSYLPKYVEEKTQGQISAESVTRFLLDDIRTGSLERLLQLCDNQCAVVDGETQGDLNSFAVDVLTAASQGKRFLFRSAASILTALAALPPQPIAAENMAKYVRAGKPGAVIVGSHVKKTTQQLEALLQVEGTAGIEVDVARLLDDGVNESAKLLTEILESIKAVHHAGQTPVVYTSRQELSFKDVKTRLEFGVKVSSLLMDIVRGLPSDIGFLISKGGITSNDVLSTGLSLNSARLLGQVLAGCSMVITTAEHPQFPNLPVVLFPGNVGDADALGTVYKRLTKNI, encoded by the coding sequence ATGAGTAACAAACCTAAAATTATTGTTTTAGATGATGACCCCACAGGTTCACAAACCGTCCACAGTTGCTTGCTGTTGATGCAGTGGGATATGGATACTTTACGCCTCGGTTTACAAGATGATTCACCAATTTTCTTTGTCCTGACAAATACCAGATCCTTACCGCCAGAGTCAGCAGCATCTGTGACGAGAGAAGTTTGTCAAAACTTAAAACTGGCGTTAGCTGCGGAAAAGATAACTGATTTTTTGGTTGTTAGCCGTTCTGATTCGACATTACGGGGACATTATCCTATAGAAACAGATGCGATCGCACAAGAACTTGGGCCATTTGACGCTCATTTTCTCGTACCAGCATTTTTTGTGGGCGAAGCCCTTCTAACAGAAGGCGGACGCATTACCCGTGATAGCGTACATTACCTGGTTATTGATGGTGTACCTACCCCAGTACATGAAACAGAATTTGCCCGTGATTCGGTGTTCAGCTACCATCACAGTTATTTACCCAAGTACGTAGAGGAAAAGACTCAAGGGCAGATTAGTGCGGAATCTGTCACCAGGTTTTTACTTGATGATATCCGGACTGGTAGTTTAGAACGCTTATTACAACTGTGTGATAATCAATGCGCTGTTGTCGATGGTGAAACTCAAGGGGATCTCAACTCCTTTGCTGTGGATGTGCTAACAGCCGCCAGTCAAGGAAAACGCTTTTTGTTTCGCAGTGCTGCGAGTATTTTAACCGCTTTGGCTGCCTTACCTCCTCAACCCATTGCCGCAGAAAACATGGCGAAATATGTACGCGCCGGAAAACCGGGTGCGGTGATTGTGGGTTCACACGTTAAAAAGACAACTCAGCAGCTAGAGGCGTTATTGCAAGTTGAGGGAACGGCGGGAATCGAAGTGGATGTGGCGCGATTACTCGATGATGGCGTGAATGAATCTGCTAAACTGTTAACCGAGATTCTGGAAAGTATCAAGGCGGTACATCATGCTGGTCAAACCCCAGTAGTTTATACCAGTCGTCAAGAACTAAGTTTTAAGGATGTTAAAACTAGGTTAGAGTTTGGGGTGAAAGTTTCCAGTTTATTGATGGATATTGTCCGGGGTTTACCATCTGATATCGGATTTTTAATCAGCAAGGGTGGAATTACCTCAAACGATGTCTTGAGTACCGGTCTGTCTTTAAATTCAGCCCGCTTACTTGGACAAGTTTTAGCTGGTTGTTCAATGGTAATCACCACTGCGGAACATCCTCAGTTTCCCAATTTGCCAGTAGTTCTGTTTCCTGGTAATGTTGGCGATGCTGATGCCTTGGGGACGGTTTACAAAAGATTAACTAAAAATATATAG
- a CDS encoding magnesium transporter, with translation MQPDLIGLEISKGELRRLTGFEPDDVFRPSMWKDGKQRLGMFINEMLVALALTPIVVGFVYAFIILPIIGSSITVGILLLILVPISILVGRSLWQRLTFPHSLTVILDEVDKYHTVVKAIDINDQLATSGNSQSSIDDRDQVITALQLIREDLVNSLKSERILRDNKRLLANNQELFINNLANLQAMQVSSQTSEYAQLLNQSLQIALDVQAEVRKLQKI, from the coding sequence GTGCAGCCGGACTTAATAGGTTTGGAAATTAGCAAAGGTGAACTGAGACGTTTGACAGGATTCGAGCCAGATGATGTTTTTCGACCTTCTATGTGGAAAGACGGGAAGCAGCGATTAGGAATGTTTATTAATGAAATGCTGGTAGCATTGGCTTTAACCCCTATCGTTGTTGGCTTTGTTTATGCGTTTATTATTCTGCCGATAATTGGTTCTTCAATTACAGTAGGAATCCTGTTACTAATTTTAGTCCCAATTTCCATATTAGTTGGGCGATCGCTATGGCAACGTTTGACCTTTCCCCACAGTCTGACAGTAATTTTAGATGAAGTCGATAAATATCATACTGTGGTCAAAGCAATAGATATTAATGACCAATTAGCCACATCTGGCAATTCCCAAAGTAGCATTGATGACCGAGATCAAGTGATTACTGCCTTACAACTTATTAGAGAAGATTTAGTAAATTCTCTTAAAAGTGAACGAATTTTGCGGGATAATAAAAGACTACTGGCAAATAACCAAGAGTTATTTATTAATAATTTAGCCAATCTGCAAGCTATGCAAGTTAGTAGTCAGACCAGCGAATATGCTCAACTTCTCAATCAATCTTTGCAGATTGCCTTGGATGTACAAGCAGAAGTCAGAAAATTACAAAAAATTTGA
- a CDS encoding NUDIX hydrolase, whose protein sequence is MNYVKKWQVVKSEMVLNHRWCQVRQDVIKLPNGKIIDDFFLVVRPEVALVLPITNEQEIVFVRQYRHGAGEILLELPAGSFDAAKEDAETAAVRELKEETGYISQKFTKLATLYDNPVKDTNKIHLFLAENVNKIGEQTLDITEDIEIVLIPVESVLDQITKGEIAVTGSIAALFLGLNFLNS, encoded by the coding sequence ATGAATTATGTCAAAAAATGGCAAGTGGTAAAATCAGAAATGGTTTTAAATCATCGCTGGTGTCAAGTCAGGCAAGATGTCATAAAGTTACCTAATGGTAAAATAATAGATGATTTTTTTCTAGTTGTTAGACCGGAAGTTGCACTAGTTTTACCGATAACAAATGAGCAAGAAATTGTGTTTGTACGTCAATATAGGCATGGGGCGGGTGAAATTTTGTTAGAACTTCCGGCGGGGAGTTTCGACGCAGCCAAAGAAGATGCTGAAACAGCAGCAGTCAGAGAATTAAAAGAAGAAACTGGCTATATATCCCAGAAATTTACTAAATTAGCTACTTTATATGATAATCCAGTCAAGGATACTAACAAAATACATTTATTTTTGGCTGAAAATGTGAACAAAATCGGCGAGCAAACACTAGACATTACAGAAGATATTGAGATTGTATTAATTCCTGTAGAATCAGTTTTAGATCAAATTACTAAAGGTGAAATTGCGGTAACAGGGAGTATTGCGGCGCTGTTTTTAGGTTTAAATTTTCTCAACTCATAA
- a CDS encoding dipeptide epimerase, which yields MKVEAKLFTVNKRFPLTISRGTTAQTTNLWVKIFQDGIEGWGEASPFGVGTHSQSTDIIKNQLQQLTPILEKFSPLQRQEIEQILTQQQIPSSVRAALDMAMYDWLGKRMGLALWQIWGLDRDVIVPTSVTIGINSPAGARARARDWLKFMDVRLFKVKLGNPEGIDADQQMLLAVQQEAPGLELFVDANGGWSLEDAIYICNWLADLGIKYVEQPLPRGEETSLVQLKEKSPLPIFVDESCFTSSDIPHLANYVDGINIKLMKSGGLTEAMRMVHTARAYGLQVMFGCYSDSTLANTAAAQLAPLADYLDLDSHLNLIDDPFTGALVQEGRILPNDLPGLGVQYSEFTA from the coding sequence ATGAAAGTAGAAGCAAAATTATTTACTGTCAATAAACGCTTTCCTTTAACTATTAGTCGCGGAACAACAGCCCAAACCACAAACCTATGGGTAAAAATTTTCCAAGATGGTATTGAAGGCTGGGGTGAAGCTTCTCCTTTTGGTGTAGGCACTCATTCCCAATCTACGGATATCATCAAAAATCAACTACAGCAACTAACACCAATATTAGAAAAATTTAGCCCGTTACAACGCCAGGAAATTGAACAAATTCTAACACAACAGCAGATTCCTTCGTCGGTGAGGGCAGCGCTGGATATGGCCATGTATGACTGGCTAGGTAAGCGTATGGGATTAGCTTTGTGGCAAATTTGGGGACTTGACCGTGATGTTATAGTACCGACTTCGGTGACAATTGGCATTAATTCACCAGCCGGAGCGAGGGCTAGGGCGCGGGACTGGTTAAAATTTATGGATGTTCGCCTATTTAAGGTGAAATTAGGTAATCCAGAGGGTATAGATGCAGACCAGCAAATGCTATTAGCTGTGCAACAAGAAGCACCCGGTTTAGAATTATTTGTCGATGCAAACGGGGGTTGGAGCTTAGAAGATGCTATTTATATTTGTAATTGGCTAGCTGATTTAGGTATAAAATATGTTGAACAGCCATTACCACGGGGTGAAGAAACAAGTTTAGTCCAACTGAAGGAGAAATCCCCCTTACCCATATTTGTGGATGAAAGTTGCTTTACTAGCAGCGATATTCCCCATTTAGCAAACTATGTGGATGGGATCAATATTAAACTGATGAAATCAGGGGGACTCACTGAGGCTATGCGGATGGTACATACAGCGAGAGCGTATGGGTTACAAGTCATGTTTGGTTGCTATTCTGACAGTACACTAGCGAATACAGCCGCAGCCCAGTTAGCACCATTAGCTGATTATTTAGATTTAGACAGTCATCTGAACTTAATTGATGATCCCTTTACGGGTGCATTAGTGCAAGAGGGGAGAATTTTACCAAACGATTTACCAGGCTTGGGGGTGCAATACAGTGAGTTTACTGCTTAA
- a CDS encoding DUF1611 domain-containing protein, translating to MSLLLNQRVAILLHEGITGTQGKTGLSLLRYSQAPIVALIDRESAGKSVSELTGIKRDVPIVASLTAALEYQPEVLVIGIAPKGGALPDDYWLEIKNALQAGMSLVNGLHTPLANIPELNALLKPGQLIWDVRQEPANLGVASGLARTLPCRRVLTVGTDMAIGKMSTSLELHWESRRRGWRSKFLATGQTGVMLAGDGVPLDAVRVDFAAGAVEQMVMRYGQEYDILHIEGQGSLLHPGSTATLPLIRGSQPTQLILAHRAGQVEVRNHSHVVIPSLPKVIRLYETVASGEGAFGNVPVVGIALNTAHLDEFTAQEAIAQTTAETGLPCNDVVRFGAGLLLDAIMSN from the coding sequence GTGAGTTTACTGCTTAATCAAAGAGTAGCAATTCTGCTACATGAAGGAATTACTGGGACTCAGGGTAAAACTGGGCTATCACTTTTACGCTACAGTCAAGCCCCCATCGTCGCTTTGATTGATCGTGAATCTGCTGGCAAATCTGTGTCAGAATTAACCGGGATCAAGCGTGATGTGCCAATTGTGGCATCATTAACAGCAGCACTGGAGTATCAACCGGAAGTTTTGGTAATTGGTATTGCTCCCAAAGGCGGGGCTTTACCAGATGATTACTGGCTAGAAATTAAAAATGCTTTACAAGCTGGAATGTCCTTGGTAAATGGTTTACACACACCATTGGCGAATATACCAGAGTTAAATGCACTGCTGAAACCAGGACAATTAATTTGGGATGTGCGTCAAGAACCAGCTAATTTGGGTGTTGCTAGCGGTTTGGCTCGGACTCTTCCCTGTCGGCGAGTGCTGACTGTGGGAACTGATATGGCAATTGGTAAAATGTCCACTAGCCTAGAATTACATTGGGAGTCACGGCGCAGGGGATGGCGTTCTAAATTTTTGGCTACAGGTCAAACTGGGGTGATGTTAGCAGGAGATGGCGTACCTTTAGATGCTGTGCGGGTAGATTTTGCGGCTGGTGCTGTGGAGCAAATGGTGATGCGTTATGGTCAAGAATACGACATCCTCCACATTGAAGGACAAGGTTCACTGCTGCATCCTGGTTCTACTGCGACTTTACCTTTAATCCGTGGTTCGCAACCAACCCAATTAATTTTGGCACATCGGGCGGGACAAGTTGAAGTGCGTAATCATTCCCATGTCGTTATTCCATCTTTACCAAAGGTGATTCGGTTGTATGAAACTGTCGCCAGTGGAGAAGGCGCGTTTGGCAATGTGCCTGTAGTGGGTATAGCTTTGAATACGGCTCATTTAGATGAGTTTACAGCTCAGGAGGCGATCGCACAAACTACAGCCGAAACTGGTCTACCTTGCAATGATGTCGTGCGTTTCGGGGCTGGTCTTTTATTAGATGCGATTATGAGTAATTAA
- a CDS encoding high light inducible protein — protein sequence MTNKGFKINELGERNNFAVEPKVYVDKTPRAGFTNYAEKLNGRLAMIGFVSLIAVEVITGHGLIGWLTTL from the coding sequence ATGACAAACAAAGGTTTCAAGATTAACGAACTTGGTGAACGGAATAACTTTGCCGTTGAGCCAAAAGTGTATGTAGACAAAACCCCAAGAGCAGGCTTTACTAACTATGCAGAAAAACTCAATGGTCGTTTGGCGATGATTGGCTTTGTGTCACTCATAGCCGTAGAAGTGATTACAGGACACGGCTTAATTGGATGGCTGACTACTCTGTAA
- a CDS encoding aspartate carbamoyltransferase catalytic subunit — MPTTTWNRHHVLSLADFTTAEYDTVLQIAASFQEVLSRRTKKVPSLQGQVVANLFFEPSTRTRSSFELAAKRLSADTLNFAAASSSMTKGETILDTAKTYLAMGTDIMVIRHKEAGVPNAIAQEMDRLGVRVSILNAGDGQHEHPSQALLDLFTICTLIDRSHPRLELLKDKKIAIVGDILHSRVARSNIWSLTASGAQVHLAAPPTLLPQLFKDFVLEEDKTGSTPTLNRQLFLHWDLESALQDADIVMTLRLQKERMTAHLLPSLREYHQTFGITRQKLHLCKPNVKVLHPGPVNRGVEISSDLMDDPEFSLIQSQVTSGIAIRMALLYLLGSGKDSGIAIK, encoded by the coding sequence ATGCCTACTACCACCTGGAATCGTCATCACGTTCTTTCCCTCGCTGACTTCACAACTGCCGAATACGATACTGTTTTACAAATTGCTGCTAGTTTTCAGGAGGTGCTGTCACGACGGACAAAGAAAGTACCCAGCCTACAAGGACAGGTGGTGGCGAATTTATTTTTTGAACCTTCCACACGCACCCGCAGCAGTTTTGAACTGGCCGCTAAACGCCTCAGTGCAGATACGCTGAACTTTGCCGCAGCTAGTTCTTCCATGACGAAGGGAGAAACCATTCTGGACACAGCCAAGACCTATTTGGCCATGGGAACTGATATTATGGTGATCCGCCATAAAGAAGCCGGAGTTCCGAATGCGATCGCACAGGAAATGGATCGTCTAGGGGTACGAGTCAGTATCCTCAACGCTGGTGACGGTCAACATGAGCATCCTTCCCAAGCACTGCTAGATTTATTTACCATCTGTACTCTCATAGACCGCAGTCATCCCCGGTTAGAATTGTTAAAAGATAAAAAAATTGCGATCGTTGGAGACATATTACATTCTCGCGTCGCACGGTCAAACATCTGGAGTTTAACAGCCAGTGGCGCACAAGTGCATCTAGCAGCACCACCCACCCTGCTACCTCAGTTATTTAAAGACTTTGTTTTAGAAGAAGATAAAACAGGCTCAACCCCCACACTCAACCGTCAACTATTTTTACATTGGGATCTAGAATCAGCTTTACAGGATGCAGATATAGTCATGACATTGCGCCTGCAAAAAGAACGCATGACAGCACACCTACTTCCCAGCTTGCGAGAATATCATCAAACCTTTGGCATTACACGCCAAAAGCTACATCTGTGCAAACCTAACGTGAAAGTCTTACATCCAGGGCCAGTCAACCGGGGAGTAGAAATTAGCTCAGATTTAATGGATGATCCCGAATTTAGCTTAATTCAGTCGCAAGTTACCAGTGGTATCGCTATTCGCATGGCACTATTGTACTTATTAGGTAGCGGCAAAGATTCAGGAATTGCCATTAAATAA
- a CDS encoding pentapeptide repeat-containing protein — MKTIFLTAAALLSTLTLAAPISATEKLTPTQQLLETRECYGCDLSNANLKGAHLIGVDLRNANLEGANLEYANLEGADLTGANLHSADLTEAYANGTTFDYANLTNADLSDANLYNAQVNGAVMIGTNINGADGFDINLGIGGEE, encoded by the coding sequence ATGAAAACCATATTTTTGACCGCAGCAGCGCTACTCAGTACGCTAACTTTAGCTGCGCCCATTTCCGCTACAGAAAAACTTACTCCCACACAGCAGTTGCTAGAAACTAGGGAATGTTATGGTTGCGATTTAAGCAACGCTAACCTCAAAGGCGCTCACCTCATAGGTGTTGATTTGAGAAACGCTAATTTAGAAGGTGCAAACTTAGAATACGCTAACCTAGAAGGTGCAGATTTAACTGGTGCTAACTTGCACTCTGCTGATCTCACAGAAGCCTATGCCAATGGTACTACCTTTGATTACGCAAATCTGACCAATGCCGATTTAAGCGATGCCAACTTATATAATGCTCAAGTCAATGGTGCAGTCATGATTGGTACTAATATCAATGGTGCTGACGGTTTTGATATCAATCTCGGCATTGGTGGTGAAGAATAA
- a CDS encoding TldD/PmbA family protein encodes MPNINEIANNAKANASKLGIKKFDIYGSTIDETSVQVDQGEPKQVKASNRSGVTVRVWNEENTMGVTSTTDVDPKGLELALKTAYEASFFGVKENVPDFSPEATVTIPSTHQEKAPQAPVAELIKSLVEAEKELLAAHPAIQGVPYNGLAQRDIDRFYLNSDGATRNESHSLASIYLYSKTEEEGKKPRSGSAFRIERSVNNLDINGCIKETAEKTISHLNYEKIKSGKYQVVFSPDAFLSLLGAFSNLFNAQSILDNQSLSKADDLGKQIASPLLSVYDDSLHPANVGAESFDGEGTPTRQISLIENGVLKSFLHSAGTAKRMNTQPTGNASIGAKVSVSPNFYHVFAATSPEQDFTLDTAENVILIDDLQALHAGVKSLQGSFSLPFDGWLVNKGVRTSIESATVAGDFLELLKSIVYVDKEAELTPGGVCPKIWVDQLSITGE; translated from the coding sequence ATGCCGAATATTAATGAAATTGCTAATAATGCCAAGGCTAATGCTAGTAAACTTGGGATCAAGAAATTTGACATTTATGGCTCGACTATCGATGAAACTAGTGTCCAAGTAGATCAAGGTGAGCCAAAACAAGTTAAAGCTTCCAATCGTTCTGGTGTGACTGTGCGTGTCTGGAATGAAGAAAATACAATGGGTGTTACCAGCACCACAGATGTAGACCCCAAAGGGCTAGAATTAGCTTTAAAAACTGCCTATGAAGCTAGTTTTTTTGGTGTCAAGGAAAATGTCCCTGATTTTAGCCCCGAAGCAACTGTGACTATTCCCAGCACACATCAGGAAAAAGCACCCCAAGCACCTGTGGCTGAACTAATTAAAAGTTTGGTGGAAGCAGAAAAAGAACTTTTAGCAGCGCATCCAGCAATTCAGGGCGTACCTTATAACGGTTTAGCCCAAAGAGATATTGATAGATTCTATCTCAATAGCGACGGTGCAACCAGAAATGAATCTCATTCTTTGGCATCAATTTATCTGTACAGCAAAACTGAGGAAGAAGGCAAAAAGCCTCGCAGTGGTAGCGCTTTTAGAATTGAGCGGAGTGTAAATAATCTCGATATTAATGGTTGTATCAAGGAAACCGCAGAGAAAACCATCAGCCACTTGAATTATGAAAAAATCAAGTCTGGTAAATATCAAGTTGTTTTCTCTCCTGATGCTTTTTTAAGTTTGTTGGGTGCGTTTTCTAACTTGTTCAACGCTCAAAGTATTCTAGATAACCAAAGCTTATCGAAGGCTGATGATTTAGGCAAGCAAATTGCTTCACCTCTACTCTCAGTTTATGATGATTCACTGCACCCAGCTAACGTTGGTGCGGAAAGCTTTGACGGTGAAGGAACTCCCACTCGTCAGATTTCGCTGATTGAAAATGGGGTGTTAAAAAGTTTTCTTCACAGTGCGGGTACTGCGAAAAGAATGAATACCCAGCCCACAGGTAACGCAAGTATTGGTGCAAAAGTCAGCGTCAGTCCTAACTTTTACCATGTTTTTGCGGCAACATCACCTGAACAGGATTTTACCTTAGACACTGCGGAAAATGTCATTTTAATTGATGATTTACAAGCTCTCCATGCAGGAGTGAAATCTTTACAAGGTTCGTTTTCTCTGCCTTTTGATGGCTGGCTAGTTAATAAAGGTGTGAGAACGAGTATTGAATCAGCAACTGTGGCTGGCGATTTCTTAGAACTCCTGAAGTCGATAGTTTATGTCGATAAAGAAGCAGAGCTTACCCCTGGTGGAGTCTGTCCTAAAATTTGGGTTGATCAACTTTCGATTACTGGGGAATAA
- a CDS encoding TldD/PmbA family protein: MLTSTLLLSNQIPTLQYSSTPERFDETWEAPLATLLGLGRAAGADFIELFLERRNYISCLAEDDAITSISPSLATGAGVRVFRGNADCYVSTNDLSFSGLQAALEKGLSILGLELPSHNAFIPEINLELLRDYATKRGKDGWLPLCSSIKEMGEVLLDGTSYLQKKANHVQSRRASYFRDWQEVLVAASDGTFARDIRLTQSVGFNLLCADGANRTSIGERAGNTSDANFLRTWDYRDASEKIAESAGKMLYADYVDSGTYPIIMANHFGGVIFHEACGHLLETTQIERKTTPFADKKGEKIAHESLTAWDEGRAENAFGTIDMDDEGMPAQRTLLIEKGVLKNFLADRTGSSRTGHPRTGSGRRQGYTFAAASRMRNTYIAPGEYTTEDLFNSVDKGIYCKKMGGGSVGATGQFNFGVDEAYLIENGKITKPLKGAILIGEAKEIMNKISMCSQDLELAPGFCGSVSGSIYTTVGQPHIKVDSITVGGR; this comes from the coding sequence ATGCTTACAAGTACGCTACTTCTCTCGAACCAAATCCCCACACTACAATATTCCTCCACACCAGAGCGATTCGATGAAACCTGGGAAGCCCCTCTGGCTACCCTTCTAGGACTAGGACGCGCCGCAGGTGCTGACTTCATCGAATTATTCTTAGAACGTCGTAACTATATCAGTTGTCTGGCAGAAGACGACGCGATTACCAGTATTTCACCCAGTTTAGCCACAGGTGCGGGAGTCAGAGTATTTCGTGGTAACGCCGATTGCTACGTCAGCACTAACGACCTTTCCTTTTCTGGTTTACAAGCAGCCTTAGAAAAAGGTCTTTCTATTCTCGGACTAGAACTACCTAGCCATAACGCCTTCATTCCCGAAATCAATCTGGAATTACTCAGAGACTACGCCACAAAAAGAGGCAAAGATGGCTGGTTACCTTTGTGTAGTTCCATCAAAGAAATGGGAGAAGTGCTGCTTGATGGTACAAGCTACCTCCAGAAAAAAGCCAACCATGTGCAATCGCGCCGGGCTTCCTATTTCCGAGATTGGCAAGAAGTTCTAGTTGCGGCTAGTGATGGCACATTTGCCCGTGACATTCGCCTGACTCAATCCGTAGGATTTAACCTCTTGTGTGCAGATGGTGCTAATCGCACATCTATCGGTGAACGAGCGGGGAATACTAGCGATGCTAACTTCCTGAGAACTTGGGATTATCGAGATGCATCCGAGAAAATTGCCGAATCTGCCGGAAAAATGCTCTATGCAGATTATGTAGATTCAGGTACATACCCGATTATCATGGCCAATCACTTCGGTGGAGTCATCTTCCACGAAGCCTGCGGACATCTTTTAGAAACTACGCAAATCGAACGTAAGACTACTCCCTTTGCCGACAAAAAAGGCGAAAAAATTGCCCACGAAAGTCTCACAGCTTGGGACGAAGGTCGAGCAGAAAATGCCTTCGGTACTATTGACATGGACGACGAAGGAATGCCGGCTCAAAGAACCCTATTAATTGAAAAAGGTGTTCTGAAAAACTTCCTAGCCGATAGAACAGGTTCTTCGCGCACCGGACACCCCAGAACCGGAAGTGGTCGCCGCCAAGGTTATACCTTTGCTGCTGCTAGTCGGATGCGTAATACTTATATTGCGCCTGGCGAATATACCACCGAAGATTTATTTAACTCAGTTGATAAAGGCATTTACTGTAAAAAGATGGGTGGCGGTAGCGTTGGGGCTACAGGTCAATTTAACTTTGGTGTAGATGAAGCTTATTTAATTGAAAATGGCAAAATCACTAAACCATTAAAAGGAGCCATCCTCATTGGTGAAGCCAAGGAAATCATGAACAAAATTTCCATGTGTTCCCAAGATTTGGAACTTGCGCCCGGCTTCTGCGGTTCCGTTAGTGGCAGTATCTACACCACAGTCGGACAACCCCACATCAAAGTTGATTCTATTACCGTTGGTGGCAGATAA
- the arfB gene encoding alternative ribosome rescue aminoacyl-tRNA hydrolase ArfB, with protein MLQIIRKIMIPDSEIEMSAIRSQGAGGQNVNKVSTAIHLRFDIEASSLPAFYKEQLLKLNDRRITQEGVIVIKAQEYRSQEKNREEALQRLKQLIQSAVILPQKRKPTKPTRSSQKKRLNSKTKRGQIKSMRGEVID; from the coding sequence ATGCTGCAAATTATTCGTAAAATCATGATCCCCGATAGCGAAATCGAAATGAGCGCGATTCGTTCTCAAGGGGCAGGCGGTCAAAACGTCAATAAAGTTTCTACTGCCATCCACTTACGCTTTGACATTGAAGCTTCATCACTACCCGCTTTCTATAAAGAACAGCTGTTGAAGTTAAATGACCGACGCATTACCCAGGAAGGAGTTATTGTCATCAAGGCTCAAGAATACCGGAGTCAGGAAAAAAACCGGGAAGAGGCTTTGCAACGACTCAAACAACTCATACAAAGCGCTGTTATACTGCCCCAAAAACGCAAACCCACCAAACCAACTCGCAGTTCTCAAAAAAAACGTCTTAATAGTAAAACTAAGCGCGGACAAATTAAGTCGATGAGAGGAGAGGTGATTGATTAA